The nucleotide window TGCGCAGCCCCGGTATCATAGAGCGCGTCGCCGAAGGCGTCTGGAAGATTCCCAGCGACCTGCAGGCGCAAGCACAGCGGCACGACGCTGGCAAGGCCCAGGGCCAAACCATCGAACTGCGCTCCCACCTGCCCATCGACCAGCAGGTACGCGCCCTCGGCGCCACCTGGCTGGACCACCAACTGCTGGACGAAGGCAAGGCCCTGGCGCCCCAGGGCTTCGGCGCCCAGGCACGCGGGGCCATGGACCGCCGCGCCGACTTCCTCGCCGGGCAGGGCTTGGCCGAGCGCCGAGGCCAGCGCATCGTCCTGGCCCGCAGCCTGCTCGCAACCCTGCGCGACCGCGAACTGGCAAGCGCGGGCAAGCAACTGCAAGCCCAGACCGGCCGCAGCTTCCGCCCGCTCAAGGACGGCCAGCAGGCCAGCGGCGTCTACCGCCAGTCCATCCAACTCGCCAGCGGCCGCTTCGCCATGCTCGACGACGGCCTGGGCTTCACGCTGGTGCCCTGGCGGCCGGTGATCGAGCAGCGCCTGGGCCAGCAAATCAGCGCCGTGGTGCGCGGCTCCTCGGTGACTTGGCAACTCGGCCGGCAGCGCGGCATGGGTGTCTGATGGCTACCCGCCAGCAGGCACCCGGCCGGCCCGGCTGCACCGGCCACCACAGCGCAGCCCGGCGATGCCCATCGCCCCCGGTAAAATCACCTTCGATTTCATTCGGCCATTCGACATCCGCACGTAGCCAAGCCCGCCAGTCCCACGTCGTTCGCAGACGCACGGGGCTCCGCCAATCCGGATCAGTGGCGTACCGGTGCGCCCCGTGCTTTTCTTCCAGACCTTCGCCTTTGCTACCGCCGCCGCCCTGGCATGGCCTTGGGCGGCGCGGGCCTGCACGCCTGGTGGAGGCAGCGCATGAAGCGGGAGGAATACTCGCCCGGCGTCCCCGCCGAGCCGCTTGCCGCAGCCACGCCTGCCACCCACATCGGCCAGGTCTATGCACGCTGGCGCCGGGCCTTTCTGCGCGGCCTGGGCCGTGCCAGCAGCAGTGACACGCCGGCCGAAGACTCGCTGCACGATGCCGTCGTCAAGTTCATGGCGGCCAATGCCCCGCTGGCCAGCGCCGACGAAACCCGCGCCTACCTGCACAAAATCGTTCGCAACGGCATGGCCGAGGAAGCGCGCGAGCGCCAGGCTGGCCGCACGCTGCGCACCGTGCTGCTCGAAGACGCCGAAGCTGAAAACCTCGCCGCCCCGGATGACGCGGATCCGCTGCACGCCGCCGCCCAGCGCCAGCGCATGGCGCGGCTGCAACAGGCGCTGGACGAACTGCCCGAGCGCCAGCGCGAGGCCTTCGTCCTCCATCGCTTCGACGGCCTCACCCAAGACGAAGTAGCCGCGCACATGGGCATCTCGCGCCGCATGGTCGTCAAGCACCTGGGCCGGGCCATGGCGTACTGCGAAGTGCGCGTGCTGTATGCCAGCGCCGAGCAAATGCGGCTCAAGCACCCGCCGCGACCAGAGGGTGGCGACGACGAAGAACACGAAGGCGACACGACGAGCGCCCGCCAACCCCGATGACCATGCCGCATTTCCCCAGCGAGGCGCCAGACCTCGCCCTGCACGAAACCGCCAGCGAATGGTTCATGCGCCGGCGCGACGCGAGCTGGACGCCCGATGACGAAGCCGCCTTCCAGGCGTGGCTCGCAGCCGCTGCGCGCCACCAGGCGGCCTTCGACAGCGTGTCGCGCACCTGGGCAGACTTCTCCGCAATTCCGCGTCCTGCCCTGGCTTCCGACACAACCCGCCAGCGCCCACCCAAAAGCGCGGCCCGGCCGCCGGTGCGGCCCGCCGCCACCCAGGTGCCGGGCCGGCCAGGCTTCTGGGCCAGCCTGCCGGGCCACCGTGCCTTCGCGCCCGCCGCCATCGCGCTTTGCGTACTGCTGGCCGCAGGCGGCTGGTACCGGTGGGACAACACCCCCAGCTACACGCTCGACGTCGCCACCGCCCCCGGCGAGACGCGCCATCTGGACTTGCCGGACGGCTCGGTGGTCAATCTCAACTTTGGCAGCACGCTCCAACTGCGCTACTACCCGCGCCGCCGCGAGGCCGTGCTCGACCGGGGCGAAGCCTTCTTCAAGGTGGCTCCGGACCCGTCCAAGCCTTTCACGGTGGACAGCGGCGAGAGCCGCGTGGCGGTGGTCGGCACCAGCTTCAACGTGCGCGCGGCGCCGCCCCAATTCGTCGTCAAGGTGCTCGAAGGCCGCGTGCACGTCACGCCCAACCGCGCTGATCCTGGCCGCGTGCTCGCCCTGGGGCCTGAGCATGGCGTCTCCATCGACCCCGCCACCGGCAGCTACCAGCCCGTTGCCGCCATGGCCGAAAGCGTTGGCGACTGGCGTGGCGGCCGCCTCGTCTTCCGCCGCACGCCGCTGGCTGAAGTGGCGCAGGAGGTGGCGCGCTACCTCGGCCGGCCAGTTGTTTTGCGGGGCGACGGGCAGATCCAGGGGCTCGCTGTCTCCGGCTATGCCGACATCCGTATGCCTGGTGTCTTCCTCGACGCCTTGCCCAATCTTTTGCCCGTGCGCGTGAAGCACGAAGCGGACGGCAGCTATGTCATCAGCCGGCGCTGATGCCCGTGCAACCGGTTTAAGTTTCATTTTGTTTCAATTGAGTGTGGTGCACTGGGTTCCCAGTCAGGTGCCAATTTCCATTTATTGAGGTGAGGGTGCGGATTCTTTCGCGCCCCACAGCCTCCAGCCAAGCGCTCATTCCAGCCGAGCCCCCAGCCAAAGGCGCCAAGAAAAGCGGCGCGCACCCTGCGCGCAGGAGCCTTTGGCGGCGCGGGCAGCAAGCCCGCCGCCAAAGGCGGGCTGGGTCTTCATCCATCCGCTCGGCGTTCGCCCTCGAAGGGCTGGGCCGGCATGGACTGCGCTGTCTCAGCCCTACCTCCTGCGCGCAGGGCAGCGCCATGTGCAATCAACGGCTGCGCGTGCGGCCGGCAGGAGCGATACGGATGCAGAAGAAGGCAAAACTGAGGAGCGCACTCGCGCGAGGGGCATTCGTGGCAGGTGTGCGCCGCGATATTGCGTGGGGAATGTCTTTGCAGCCCTGCGCCGCAGCGGCGCTGATGGCTGGCGCGGTGGCGGCCATGGTGGCGCCCCAGGCGGCGTGGGCACAGCCGTCGGCGCAAGCCGAATTCAACATCCCGGCGCAGCCGCTCGACAGCGCCCTGCGCGTCTTCTCCGAACAATCGAAGCATCAAGTGCTGTTCGAGGAAGAAGCCGTGGCGGGCAAGCGCGCTCCCGCGCTCAACGGCCGCCTGGCGCCGCGCGAGGCGCTGGATCGCCTGCTGGTGGGCAGCGGCGTGCAGGTGAACAGCGCCCGGCCGGGCGTGTTCACGCTGAAGGCGTCGCCTGTGCAACCCGCGGCTGGGGATGCGGCGACGCTGGCGGAGGTGAAGGTGATCGCGCAGGCTGAGCGTGCTGGCGAATTGCCCGAAGCCTATGCGGGAGGGCAGGTGGCACGCGGTGCATCTTTGGGGGTGCTAGGTCGTACAGACTTTCTGGATGCACCCTTCAACATCACCAGCTATACGGCGCAATTGATCGAGAACCAGCAGGTGCGATCGGTTTCGGACATCGTGGCCAACGACTCAGCCGTGCGCTTGCAAAACGGTGCCGATGCGGTCAGCGAGGACTTTCGTATTCGCGGTTTCGAAGTCTCAGGGACTGACGCGACCCTAAATGGGCTTTCGGGCTTGGTTCCTGGTGCGCGAGGCCTGTTGCAAGCTGCGGAGCGGGTCGAGGTGCTCAAAGGCCTCAGCGCAGTGCTCAATGGCATGAGCCCGAGCGGCGGGGTGGGCGGCAACATCAACATCGTCACCAAACGGGCGCCCGATGATCCGCTAACGCGCTTTACAGCCAGCTATCTGTCCGATTCGAGAAGCGCAGGCCATCTAGACGTAGGGCGCCGCTTCGGAGAATCAGGAGAAGTTGGCGTTCGGGTGAACGGCTACTTCCTGAACGGCGACACCGCCTTGCCTCAGCAGTCCGAGCGCATCGGCCTGCTTGCTATCGGGGCGGATTATAGAAGTAGCAATACGCGGCTCGCCTTGGATGTCATCACGCAGGAACAAAAAGTTAAGGGGCCGGGGCGTTACGTGGGTTTTTCCGGCAATGTGCTGGAAGCGCCGAGCTTTGATCGCAATATATTTTCTGGAGAACAGTGTAATAAGCAGAGCACAGCGGTTGTTATCGGAGGGGAGCATAATTTCGGCAATGGATTTGAGGGGTTCTTCGGCATTGGGTATCAACGAGATAGCTCCGATTACCGTCCATTGTTGCGGCGGCTAACGTAGATGC belongs to Acidovorax sp. YS12 and includes:
- a CDS encoding sigma-70 family RNA polymerase sigma factor, coding for MKREEYSPGVPAEPLAAATPATHIGQVYARWRRAFLRGLGRASSSDTPAEDSLHDAVVKFMAANAPLASADETRAYLHKIVRNGMAEEARERQAGRTLRTVLLEDAEAENLAAPDDADPLHAAAQRQRMARLQQALDELPERQREAFVLHRFDGLTQDEVAAHMGISRRMVVKHLGRAMAYCEVRVLYASAEQMRLKHPPRPEGGDDEEHEGDTTSARQPR
- a CDS encoding TonB-dependent receptor; translated protein: MQKKAKLRSALARGAFVAGVRRDIAWGMSLQPCAAAALMAGAVAAMVAPQAAWAQPSAQAEFNIPAQPLDSALRVFSEQSKHQVLFEEEAVAGKRAPALNGRLAPREALDRLLVGSGVQVNSARPGVFTLKASPVQPAAGDAATLAEVKVIAQAERAGELPEAYAGGQVARGASLGVLGRTDFLDAPFNITSYTAQLIENQQVRSVSDIVANDSAVRLQNGADAVSEDFRIRGFEVSGTDATLNGLSGLVPGARGLLQAAERVEVLKGLSAVLNGMSPSGGVGGNINIVTKRAPDDPLTRFTASYLSDSRSAGHLDVGRRFGESGEVGVRVNGYFLNGDTALPQQSERIGLLAIGADYRSSNTRLALDVITQEQKVKGPGRYVGFSGNVLEAPSFDRNIFSGEQCNKQSTAVVIGGEHNFGNGFEGFFGIGYQRDSSDYRPLLRRLT
- a CDS encoding DUF3363 domain-containing protein, with the protein product MLSGLLANYKKPEDLIGENGLLKQLTKLLTDAVADEVKAWHVRRLEALRSPGIIERVAEGVWKIPSDLQAQAQRHDAGKAQGQTIELRSHLPIDQQVRALGATWLDHQLLDEGKALAPQGFGAQARGAMDRRADFLAGQGLAERRGQRIVLARSLLATLRDRELASAGKQLQAQTGRSFRPLKDGQQASGVYRQSIQLASGRFAMLDDGLGFTLVPWRPVIEQRLGQQISAVVRGSSVTWQLGRQRGMGV
- a CDS encoding FecR domain-containing protein, which translates into the protein MTMPHFPSEAPDLALHETASEWFMRRRDASWTPDDEAAFQAWLAAAARHQAAFDSVSRTWADFSAIPRPALASDTTRQRPPKSAARPPVRPAATQVPGRPGFWASLPGHRAFAPAAIALCVLLAAGGWYRWDNTPSYTLDVATAPGETRHLDLPDGSVVNLNFGSTLQLRYYPRRREAVLDRGEAFFKVAPDPSKPFTVDSGESRVAVVGTSFNVRAAPPQFVVKVLEGRVHVTPNRADPGRVLALGPEHGVSIDPATGSYQPVAAMAESVGDWRGGRLVFRRTPLAEVAQEVARYLGRPVVLRGDGQIQGLAVSGYADIRMPGVFLDALPNLLPVRVKHEADGSYVISRR